DNA from Terriglobus tenax:
TTCGGGCGAGATGACGCTACTTTGCTTTAAATAGCCACGGCCCGAGCGTTGCATGCGCGGGCCGTGGGGTGAAGCCGCTTGCTTGCGGCAGTTAGAAGATGTACTTGCCGGCGAACTGCATGATGCGTGGATCCTGTGCGCTGGTAATGTAACCGAACTGCGAGCTGTTGAGCGCACTGGTCGGGTTGTTCAGATTGGTGTGGTTGAAGATGTTGAAGGTCTCCCAGCGGAACTGGAACTTCTGTGATTCGGTGACCTTGAACTCACGCGACACCGACATATCGACGTTCCAGTAAGCAGGCCCGTGAAGCGTAAGCGGACGCGTGGTGGCGTAGGTTCCGGTGGTTGCCGCCGTGAACGAAGCCTTATTCAACACATTGGTGATCAAGCCGTTCGCAACACCATACTTCACCATGGAGTTGTAAGGATTGCCTGTTGTCCAGGGCATCTGGTTGCCGATGCCCGAGAGCGCATTGTCCACACCACTGGTCACAGTGAAGTAGCCTCCGCTGCGCGCCGTGAAGATATTAGAGAGGCCCCAACCACCGAAGATCGCATTGACGAAGCGTTCCTGGAAGTGCGGCCCTGTCAGGATCGACGACACGTTCAGCAGGTGGCGGCGGTCCGAATCGCAGTTGGAGTAGCTGAGGTCGCGCCGACCGGGAATGACATAGGCCGGACCTGTAAGCTCCGTGGTGTTGGCCTGGCCAAGGCAGTGCGACCAGGTGTAGTTGGCTACCAGGTTCACCGTCTTTGCGCGGCGGTTTACTGAAAGCAACATGCCGTTATAGTTCGCTGCTCCGCCGTCATCCAGCTGTCCTATGGTGGCGTAGTACTGACCGTTTGCCAGATTGGCATTTGTCAGCACGCGGCGGTTGTTGGTATTGCTGGTGGTCGAGCAGTTTCCGGAAGAAGGCACCAGCGACGTCTGCATGCCGGGGCACCCGGTGGTTGCCTTAGTACCGGCAATGTAAACGGCCGGGTTGAGTTCGTAGGCCGAGGTCAGGTGAGTCGTCTTGTTTCCCAGGTAAGTTGCTCCCAGGAGCCAGCGGCCATACTGCTTCTGGATGGCCAGGTTCCACTGCTGCAGATACATCTGCTTCAGATTGATGGGCGCGTTGACATAGACACCGCCCTTAACAAACGGAGTTGTCGGCGTGAGGGTAGCAAGCGCCGGAAAAGGATTGCTGCCGTAGCTTACCCATGGGTTTGCCAGATCATTGGTATCCGTCACCGTGACTGTCTGGCCCCACGGCGGCGAGTTAGAGTAGCGGGTGAAGAAGAACATCTGCGGCGAATCAAAGAACATGCCATAGCCACCACGGATGGACATCGTGCCGTCCTTTGACGGATCCCATATGAAGCCGACGCGGGGCTGGAAGCCGCTGAAGACCTTGCCCTGGTTGTAGGAACGTCCCGGATATCCAGGATCACCGGGGAAGGTAAGGCCAGCCGGAGCGTTCAGGTACTGGTTGCTCTTGGTGCCTGCAAGGAAGCGGGTCATATCGAAGTTCTGCGCGTGGCTGTCCACGTTGTAGAACGGGATATACGGCTCCCACCGCAGGCCATAGTTGAGGGTGATGTGATTGCTGGCGCGCCAGGAGTCCTGCGCATAAAGCGCCACGTAGTGCCAGCGATCGTTCTCGTAATCGGCGTTGCCCTGGTTGAAGGTGGCAATCTTCCCTGCGAAGAAATCCGCATAGCCCAGCGTGTTAGCACCGTAGACGGTTCCGTTGAAGGTATACGCACCGTTCGTCGGGCGGTTGTTGACCGTGTTCATGTAGGCGAACAGGTACTGACCT
Protein-coding regions in this window:
- a CDS encoding carboxypeptidase regulatory-like domain-containing protein gives rise to the protein MNTSRINGIVQDPTGAGVPGAVVVLTQTDTGLTRTVQTTTDGSYSAPDLPLGPYKIQVTMQGFQTSTVSGVVLQVGSNADVDVKLSLGSVTDVINVESTAGVSVETVSNGVGQVIDRTQVVELPLNGRDPTQLIALAGATTPAPAGDLNTNKNFPTITIAVSGGLANGVAYVLDGGNHNDVFNNLNLPLPFPDALQEFKSETSSLPAQYGNHASAAINAVTKGGSNQFHGDVFYFVRNYMFNAANYFNYINGAKQQDNLKRNQYGGVIGGPIKKDKLFFFGGYQGTVVRQLSNPTNVILPTANMLNGDFSDCSAVLTGPYVANKMPASQVSTQAKNIINKGIPLVSTCGSALPIRYSQNSTRQDAVGRVDYSVNSKQTIFGRYIFARFNAPVTVDPKNVLTANQVGQLNRVHALTLGHTYILSPNVVNSLRITGSRTVGLRFLAPFFDPQSVGINAYTKPGLEGFMGISITNGFSLGQGGNNPGYFNTVKYQLGDDVTVVRGKHSIAFGGQYLFAYMNTVNNRPTNGAYTFNGTVYGANTLGYADFFAGKIATFNQGNADYENDRWHYVALYAQDSWRASNHITLNYGLRWEPYIPFYNVDSHAQNFDMTRFLAGTKSNQYLNAPAGLTFPGDPGYPGRSYNQGKVFSGFQPRVGFIWDPSKDGTMSIRGGYGMFFDSPQMFFFTRYSNSPPWGQTVTVTDTNDLANPWVSYGSNPFPALATLTPTTPFVKGGVYVNAPINLKQMYLQQWNLAIQKQYGRWLLGATYLGNKTTHLTSAYELNPAVYIAGTKATTGCPGMQTSLVPSSGNCSTTSNTNNRRVLTNANLANGQYYATIGQLDDGGAANYNGMLLSVNRRAKTVNLVANYTWSHCLGQANTTELTGPAYVIPGRRDLSYSNCDSDRRHLLNVSSILTGPHFQERFVNAIFGGWGLSNIFTARSGGYFTVTSGVDNALSGIGNQMPWTTGNPYNSMVKYGVANGLITNVLNKASFTAATTGTYATTRPLTLHGPAYWNVDMSVSREFKVTESQKFQFRWETFNIFNHTNLNNPTSALNSSQFGYITSAQDPRIMQFAGKYIF